Sequence from the Bacillus sp. BGMRC 2118 genome:
CTCTGTAATCACATTATTCATCTGCTCGTATTGTTGTGCAATAAAGCCCGCCTCTAAGTTATAGCTTGTTTCCTTTCGTGATTGATTTCTTGCTTTAATAAACTCACTTGTGAGGCCAAATTCAATCATATTACTTTTTTGTAACGTTATGGTTAAATCTCCCCAACCAGCATCTTTAAAAAATTGAAACAGTTCTTCATCACTCGATATAGGATACTTTCTAGCGATACTTTTTCCTGCCCAATATAAAATTGATGGCAGCTCTTTTCCTAAGAGGTCAGGTAATAGAATCTCCCGAAGTAACTCATAGGCAATCCCG
This genomic interval carries:
- a CDS encoding DUF2507 domain-containing protein; this encodes MHTSGIAYELLREILLPDLLGKELPSILYWAGKSIARKYPISSDEELFQFFKDAGWGDLTITLQKSNMIEFGLTSEFIKARNQSRKETSYNLEAGFIAQQYEQMNNVITEAFVEQKKRQNLVHITVKSDSKDSL